The following coding sequences lie in one Paracholeplasma manati genomic window:
- a CDS encoding endonuclease MutS2 gives MSYAFKALEFDVVLTRISKYAMCQTTVQNIINLVPLDDLETVKVEIQKTKQTLDLIARMGSFPFIEDYDIDDLFNAITIGQTLSIKDILSVRLFMVMTRDILNQFKEMTRNKMNFDSIKYIHERLFPTDHLISLIDSKIDPDGIVLDSASEALMTIRKQQRRLEQQRREILNSLLQKRASQLNEQMIVMRNNRYCLPVKADYKHTFKGIIHDESSSGTTAFIEPIETIEKTVELERLMFAEQQEIIKILEEISGELKIDVDALKGNLDALLVLDLLQSKAKYALEIDAYAVSMNDQGLIRLIDARHPLIDPKMVVPISLELNEIKRTILISGPNTGGKTVALKTTGLLSLMAQSGLLVPMKSEGELSIFKGVYADIGDEQSILQSLSTFSSHMKKIKHIVDIASDDILVLMDELGSGTDPQEGSALAMGILDYLEPFNLRMIVTTHYSELKVYAYTHPHIANASVAFDIDTLKPLYRINYGISGSSNALYIAKKLGLSEQVIRLAQGYSSLKENDLTKSIKAFEDESLIVKQKEAELSKELLHIEMLRKEYEQKIDTLEAEKDAIIAKTKAQADKKMKANLEKAQELIDILSMKDLKDHEVAQIKYEFKQLDFDDVPKEIARDLKVGDHVFIKSYDQNGVITQKIKNQFKVKFGMFELLFDAKDLKPTDEPIIRPRTVKSKPIETKTVVSDVKMELDLRGYRFEDVKEELEKFLDTAVLNHMRSVRIIHGFGTGAVRKAVYDVIKSSPYVGSYRYGGEGEGLNGVTIISLK, from the coding sequence ATGAGTTACGCTTTCAAAGCACTCGAGTTTGATGTCGTATTGACGCGCATTTCGAAATATGCCATGTGTCAAACGACGGTACAAAACATCATAAACTTGGTTCCATTGGATGACCTTGAAACTGTGAAGGTAGAGATTCAAAAGACCAAACAAACCTTAGACCTCATCGCTCGCATGGGTTCTTTTCCATTCATTGAAGATTACGATATCGATGATCTATTCAACGCCATTACCATTGGACAAACATTATCGATAAAGGACATTCTCTCCGTTCGTTTATTCATGGTGATGACACGTGACATTTTAAATCAGTTCAAAGAAATGACTCGAAATAAGATGAATTTTGATTCCATCAAATACATTCATGAGCGCTTGTTTCCAACCGATCATTTGATTTCATTGATTGATTCTAAAATTGACCCTGATGGGATTGTCCTAGATAGTGCCTCCGAGGCTTTGATGACAATCCGTAAACAGCAGAGAAGATTAGAACAACAACGTCGTGAAATTCTCAATAGCCTTTTACAAAAAAGAGCTTCACAACTCAATGAACAAATGATTGTGATGCGTAATAATCGCTATTGTTTACCAGTTAAAGCCGATTATAAGCACACCTTTAAAGGAATCATCCATGATGAATCCTCATCCGGGACCACTGCATTCATCGAACCGATTGAAACCATTGAAAAAACCGTTGAACTCGAACGATTGATGTTTGCTGAACAACAAGAAATCATCAAAATACTCGAAGAGATTTCTGGTGAACTTAAAATCGATGTTGATGCGCTCAAAGGCAATCTAGATGCCTTACTGGTGTTGGATTTACTCCAGAGTAAGGCCAAATACGCCCTTGAAATTGACGCCTATGCTGTCTCTATGAATGATCAAGGGTTGATTCGTTTAATCGATGCGAGACACCCATTAATTGACCCTAAAATGGTCGTACCTATTTCTTTGGAACTCAATGAAATTAAACGAACCATCCTCATATCTGGGCCGAATACTGGTGGTAAAACGGTGGCTTTAAAAACCACAGGCTTATTATCATTGATGGCCCAATCCGGCTTATTGGTACCGATGAAAAGCGAAGGCGAACTTTCGATTTTTAAAGGGGTATATGCCGACATTGGTGATGAACAATCCATTTTACAATCCTTATCCACATTCTCATCCCACATGAAGAAAATCAAACACATCGTCGATATCGCGAGTGATGATATTCTGGTATTGATGGATGAACTGGGCAGTGGGACAGACCCACAAGAAGGTAGCGCATTGGCGATGGGTATTTTGGACTATTTAGAACCATTTAATCTTAGGATGATTGTGACAACCCATTATTCTGAGTTGAAGGTCTACGCTTACACACACCCACACATTGCGAACGCTAGTGTCGCATTCGACATCGATACATTAAAGCCTTTATACCGTATCAATTATGGTATTAGTGGATCATCAAATGCCCTTTACATTGCGAAAAAACTCGGTTTGAGCGAACAGGTGATACGATTAGCTCAAGGGTATTCTAGTCTCAAAGAAAATGATTTAACCAAATCCATCAAAGCTTTTGAAGATGAATCATTGATTGTCAAACAAAAAGAGGCTGAGCTTTCGAAAGAACTCCTCCATATCGAAATGCTCCGCAAGGAATATGAACAAAAAATCGATACCTTAGAAGCCGAAAAAGATGCGATCATTGCTAAAACCAAAGCACAAGCCGATAAAAAGATGAAAGCTAACTTGGAAAAAGCACAAGAATTGATCGATATCTTATCCATGAAAGATTTGAAAGACCATGAAGTTGCTCAAATCAAATACGAGTTCAAACAGTTGGATTTTGATGATGTTCCGAAAGAAATAGCCCGTGACTTAAAGGTTGGTGACCATGTGTTCATCAAATCTTATGATCAAAATGGTGTCATCACACAAAAGATTAAAAATCAATTCAAAGTCAAATTTGGGATGTTTGAATTGTTATTTGATGCAAAAGACCTAAAACCAACAGACGAACCCATCATTAGACCCAGAACAGTCAAATCAAAACCGATTGAAACCAAGACAGTGGTTAGTGATGTGAAAATGGAACTGGATTTGAGGGGTTATCGTTTTGAAGATGTGAAAGAAGAACTTGAAAAATTCCTTGATACCGCTGTTTTAAATCATATGCGTTCCGTGCGAATTATTCATGGTTTCGGTACTGGAGCGGTTCGTAAAGCCGTTTATGATGTCATAAAATCCTCACCTTATGTTGGGTCATATCGCTACGGTGGTGAGGGTGAAGGTCTCAATGGTGTAACCATCATATCGTTAAAGTAG
- the trxA gene encoding thioredoxin, translating into MLITYDGSEFEQVVGRQGLVLVDFFATWCGPCKMLMPQLEALSEEQPQIPFVKVDIDQYRPLAKETYGITSVPTLILFKDGVEVSRQSGFAPKDAVWKWIQANNK; encoded by the coding sequence ATGCTTATCACGTATGACGGTAGTGAATTCGAACAAGTCGTTGGCAGACAAGGTCTTGTTTTAGTCGATTTTTTTGCAACATGGTGTGGACCATGCAAGATGTTGATGCCTCAATTGGAAGCTTTATCTGAAGAACAACCACAAATTCCTTTTGTTAAAGTGGATATTGATCAATATAGACCTCTTGCGAAAGAAACTTACGGCATTACTTCGGTTCCAACATTAATCTTATTTAAAGATGGCGTTGAAGTATCTAGACAAAGCGGATTTGCACCAAAAGACGCTGTTTGGAAATGGATTCAAGCAAACAATAAATAA